One Synechococcus sp. PROS-9-1 DNA window includes the following coding sequences:
- the urtC gene encoding urea ABC transporter permease subunit UrtC: MMNAFQQRRWPLVILWVLIIAAIVAAPSVLPVFRLNLLGRFLALAIVALGIDLIWGFTGLLSLGQGIFFALGGYAAAMYLQLNSSGDLLNGIPEFFTLYGVDRLPAFWQPFHSPWFTLVAIWLVPGLLAGLLGNLVFRNRVKGVYFSILTQAALLVFFNFFNGQQKLINGTNGLKTDVTQLFGQMVGSAEMQRGFFWVTAVMVILMWLFVRWVVRGRFGDVLIAIRDDEPRLRFAGYNPTLFKTLVFAIAGSLAGIGGALYTVQSGIVSPQFMTVPFSIEMVIWVAVGGRGTLVGAILGAVAINYAKSLVSEAMPQSWLFIQGGLFILVVTALPEGVIGWFRGEGPRNLMTRVGFPRPIGTYPQLEVDGNDEVQP, translated from the coding sequence ATGATGAATGCTTTTCAACAACGCCGATGGCCCCTGGTGATTCTCTGGGTGTTGATCATTGCGGCAATCGTGGCGGCACCATCGGTGCTGCCCGTGTTTCGACTCAATCTTTTGGGCCGCTTCCTTGCGTTGGCCATTGTTGCTCTGGGCATCGATTTAATTTGGGGTTTCACAGGCCTGCTCAGCCTTGGCCAGGGCATTTTCTTTGCACTCGGCGGATATGCGGCTGCGATGTACTTGCAGCTGAACAGCTCGGGAGATTTACTCAACGGCATCCCTGAGTTTTTCACCCTCTATGGGGTAGATCGTCTACCTGCTTTCTGGCAGCCGTTCCATTCGCCATGGTTCACCCTGGTGGCGATTTGGCTGGTCCCTGGGCTGTTGGCTGGCCTGCTTGGCAACCTGGTTTTTCGAAATCGCGTTAAGGGTGTTTATTTCTCAATCCTTACCCAAGCTGCGTTGTTGGTGTTTTTTAACTTCTTCAACGGTCAGCAGAAATTGATTAATGGAACCAATGGACTCAAGACCGATGTGACCCAGTTGTTCGGTCAGATGGTGGGGTCGGCGGAGATGCAGCGTGGCTTTTTTTGGGTCACTGCTGTGATGGTGATCCTGATGTGGCTGTTTGTGCGCTGGGTGGTGCGTGGTCGCTTTGGCGATGTGCTGATTGCCATTCGAGATGATGAACCGCGCCTGCGCTTCGCGGGGTACAACCCCACGTTGTTTAAGACGTTAGTTTTTGCCATTGCTGGCAGTTTGGCTGGCATTGGTGGAGCTCTTTACACCGTTCAGTCTGGAATTGTGTCCCCCCAATTCATGACGGTGCCGTTCTCAATCGAGATGGTGATTTGGGTGGCTGTTGGTGGTCGCGGCACCCTTGTTGGCGCGATCCTCGGAGCGGTTGCGATCAACTACGCCAAGAGCCTGGTGAGCGAAGCCATGCCCCAGAGCTGGCTGTTTATCCAAGGTGGGTTGTTCATTCTTGTGGTGACGGCATTGCCTGAGGGTGTGATTGGTTGGTTCCGTGGAGAAGGTCCAAGGAATCTGATGACTCGTGTGGGTTTTCCTCGGCCTATCGGTACGTATCCGCAACTTGAAGTTGATGGCAATGATGAGGTGCAGCCATGA
- a CDS encoding branched-chain amino acid ABC transporter permease produces the protein MQLLLESLFNGVAIGSVLMMAALGLAIVFGLMGVINLAHGELMMLGAYTTYVVQMVFKLPAFQPIYGLYVLVAIPLAFVVSGVVGILLERTVIRRLYGSPLETLLATWGVSLILQQFVRSVPLAHAAGLILALVLGFGLPLVLPHRFFEGARARINRAITWAVSALGGVLLAGVLASQISRIARATSRNVDVTAPKWMRGGIEWMDITFPVPRLVIIVMTIVAVVGVTWFLNRSVWGMRIRAVTQNRSMSDCLGIPTDTVDVLTFGIGSGLAGVAGVAVSLLGSVGPNVGGSYIVGCFMVVVLGGVGNLLGTVLASFAIGLLTDLIGAGRLLTIWPDMPSPLAGTVTFFATTSMAQVLVFALIVVFLQFRPAGLFPQKGRMVEA, from the coding sequence GTGCAACTGCTGCTAGAAAGCCTCTTCAATGGTGTCGCAATCGGCTCAGTGCTGATGATGGCCGCTCTTGGATTGGCCATTGTTTTTGGTTTGATGGGTGTGATCAATCTTGCCCATGGTGAGTTGATGATGCTTGGGGCTTACACCACTTACGTGGTGCAAATGGTCTTCAAGCTTCCCGCTTTTCAACCTATTTATGGCCTCTATGTATTGGTGGCAATTCCTTTGGCATTCGTTGTCAGTGGAGTCGTTGGGATCCTTCTTGAACGCACAGTAATTCGACGTCTTTATGGCAGTCCGTTGGAGACGTTGCTGGCTACTTGGGGTGTGAGTTTGATTTTGCAGCAGTTTGTTCGCAGTGTTCCTTTAGCGCATGCGGCTGGGCTGATCCTGGCTTTGGTGCTCGGATTTGGTTTGCCATTGGTGCTGCCTCATCGGTTTTTTGAAGGAGCTCGGGCACGCATCAACCGCGCCATCACCTGGGCGGTGTCTGCCCTTGGCGGTGTCTTGCTTGCTGGTGTTTTGGCGTCGCAGATCAGTCGCATTGCCCGGGCCACATCCCGCAATGTCGACGTCACGGCACCGAAGTGGATGCGGGGTGGCATCGAGTGGATGGATATCACGTTCCCGGTTCCACGCCTGGTGATCATCGTGATGACGATCGTCGCAGTGGTCGGTGTTACATGGTTCCTCAATCGAAGCGTCTGGGGGATGCGCATTCGTGCCGTAACTCAGAACCGTTCGATGAGTGATTGCCTTGGCATTCCTACCGACACCGTTGACGTGCTCACCTTTGGTATCGGCTCTGGCCTGGCCGGTGTGGCTGGCGTAGCGGTGTCACTTTTAGGTTCCGTCGGCCCAAATGTTGGTGGTTCTTACATCGTGGGCTGCTTCATGGTTGTGGTGCTCGGAGGTGTTGGCAACCTGCTCGGCACCGTTCTTGCCTCCTTTGCGATCGGCTTGTTAACGGACCTCATTGGGGCCGGACGATTGCTCACGATCTGGCCAGATATGCCGTCGCCTTTGGCTGGAACTGTGACCTTTTTTGCCACAACCAGCATGGCTCAGGTCTTGGTGTTCGCCTTGATTGTGGTGTTCTTGCAGTTCCGTCCAGCGGGCCTCTTCCCGCAGAAGGGACGCATGGTGGAGGCTTAA
- the urtA gene encoding urea ABC transporter substrate-binding protein, with translation MSSSLSKRLFAGMAAASLGLAVTACGGGDEKASNVEYDDNVTVGILHSLTGTMAISESTLVDTEKMAIDEINAAGGVEVDGKKYKIDYIVEDGASDWPTFAEKSKKLIDQDEVPVVFGGWTSASRKAMLPVYESKDAFLYYPIQYEAQECSNNIFYTGATPNQQSEPATKFMYEKSPAAGKPFFLVGSDYVFPRTSNTITKSQVEQLGGTVVGEDYLPLGNTEVAPIIAKIKKALPDGGVIINTLNGDQNVAFFKQIQDAGITPANGYYVMNYSIAEEEISTIGSEFLEGHYGAWNYMMSIDTPASKKFAADFKAKYGEDRQVADPQESAYNMVYLWKAAVEKANSFDDNKVREALVGITFDAPQGPVEVMPNHHLSQTVRIGQITADGQFDILEETDGPIAPQAWNQIHPDSKGYACDWTDASKGGKYKL, from the coding sequence ATGAGTTCATCATTGTCCAAGCGTCTATTTGCCGGCATGGCCGCAGCGTCGCTGGGTCTGGCCGTCACTGCGTGCGGTGGTGGCGATGAGAAGGCCTCCAACGTCGAATATGACGACAACGTCACTGTCGGGATCCTCCATTCCTTGACGGGCACCATGGCGATTTCTGAGTCCACCTTGGTGGATACAGAAAAGATGGCCATTGATGAAATCAATGCAGCCGGTGGTGTGGAAGTTGATGGCAAGAAGTACAAAATTGACTACATCGTCGAAGACGGTGCCTCTGATTGGCCCACTTTCGCTGAGAAGTCCAAAAAACTCATCGATCAGGACGAAGTACCTGTTGTTTTCGGTGGCTGGACCTCTGCTAGCCGCAAGGCAATGCTTCCGGTTTACGAATCGAAGGATGCTTTCCTCTACTACCCGATTCAGTACGAAGCACAGGAGTGTTCTAACAACATCTTCTACACCGGAGCGACTCCGAACCAGCAGTCGGAGCCCGCAACCAAATTTATGTATGAGAAGTCGCCTGCCGCTGGCAAGCCTTTCTTCTTAGTTGGTTCTGATTACGTCTTCCCACGGACGTCCAACACGATTACTAAATCCCAAGTTGAGCAGCTTGGTGGAACCGTTGTCGGTGAGGACTACCTTCCACTCGGTAATACAGAAGTTGCACCGATCATCGCCAAAATCAAAAAGGCTTTGCCTGACGGCGGTGTCATCATCAACACCCTGAATGGTGACCAGAACGTCGCCTTCTTTAAGCAGATCCAGGACGCTGGCATCACACCAGCCAACGGCTACTACGTGATGAACTACTCCATTGCGGAAGAAGAGATCAGCACGATTGGATCTGAGTTCCTGGAAGGCCATTACGGCGCTTGGAACTACATGATGTCGATCGACACCCCTGCATCCAAGAAGTTTGCTGCAGACTTCAAGGCTAAATATGGTGAAGACCGCCAGGTCGCTGACCCTCAGGAGTCGGCCTACAACATGGTTTATCTGTGGAAAGCAGCTGTCGAGAAGGCCAACTCCTTCGATGACAACAAGGTTCGTGAAGCTCTCGTGGGCATCACCTTTGATGCACCGCAGGGTCCTGTGGAAGTGATGCCAAACCATCACTTGTCTCAGACTGTCCGTATCGGTCAAATCACAGCTGATGGTCAGTTCGACATCCTCGAGGAGACCGATGGACCTATTGCACCACAGGCTTGGAACCAAATTCACCCAGATTCCAAAGGCTATGCCTGTGATTGGACTGATGCATCAAAAGGTGGCAAGTACAAGCTCTGA
- the ureG gene encoding urease accessory protein UreG, which yields MSSKLRLGVAGPVGSGKTALVEALCRRLRDRLQLAVVTNDIYTQEDAQFLTRSGVLEPERIRGVETGGCPHTAIREDCSINRAAVSDLERQFPGLDLVMVESGGDNLAASFSPELVDLCLYVIDVAAGDKIPRKGGPGITRSDLLVINKIDLAPLVGADLAVMEQDTLRMRGDRPWCFTNLRTGEGLDRVEAFVLQQLPK from the coding sequence ATGAGCAGCAAACTCAGGCTTGGCGTCGCCGGTCCGGTGGGCTCTGGCAAGACAGCGCTCGTGGAAGCGCTCTGCAGGAGATTGCGCGATCGCCTGCAATTAGCGGTAGTGACCAATGACATCTATACGCAAGAGGATGCCCAATTCCTGACGCGCTCAGGTGTGTTGGAGCCGGAGCGGATCCGTGGTGTTGAAACCGGGGGGTGCCCCCATACGGCGATACGAGAAGACTGCTCCATCAACCGAGCTGCTGTGAGTGACCTGGAGCGTCAGTTCCCTGGGCTTGATCTGGTGATGGTTGAAAGCGGTGGCGACAATCTTGCGGCCAGCTTTAGTCCCGAATTAGTGGACCTTTGTCTCTATGTGATTGATGTAGCGGCTGGGGACAAGATTCCACGTAAGGGTGGCCCAGGAATTACACGGTCGGATTTATTGGTGATTAACAAGATTGATCTGGCTCCTCTCGTTGGTGCCGATCTAGCAGTCATGGAACAGGACACGCTGAGGATGCGGGGGGATCGACCCTGGTGCTTTACCAATCTTCGAACTGGGGAAGGACTCGATCGCGTGGAAGCGTTTGTGTTGCAACAGCTACCAAAGTGA
- a CDS encoding urease accessory protein UreF, producing the protein MTSLALLQLVSPALPVGAFSYSEGLEVLIQNGSLIDACDLQHWIEAELQRGALRLEAAALNPLRVQLQSWEEERSVMPSDLISLDGWLLAVRESAEMRAQQTQMGGSLLELMADLGHPLPQPVVLAWPAAWAWAALSLKISELEMVEGYLYGWVANQLSAAVRLVPIGPTTAQRIQKQLMPMISSQALVLRAQDPKALWSGGAGAGLAQLAHAELYSRLFRS; encoded by the coding sequence ATGACATCGCTTGCATTACTGCAGTTGGTGAGTCCTGCCTTGCCCGTTGGTGCATTCAGTTATTCCGAGGGTCTTGAAGTTTTGATCCAAAACGGTTCTCTGATCGATGCATGCGATCTTCAACATTGGATTGAAGCTGAGCTTCAGAGGGGTGCACTGAGGTTGGAGGCTGCGGCGTTAAATCCATTGCGCGTTCAACTTCAAAGCTGGGAGGAAGAACGGTCAGTGATGCCCAGCGACTTGATCTCTTTGGATGGCTGGTTGCTGGCTGTGAGGGAGTCGGCTGAGATGCGTGCCCAGCAAACACAGATGGGCGGTTCATTGCTGGAGTTGATGGCTGATCTTGGACATCCATTGCCTCAACCAGTGGTTCTGGCTTGGCCCGCGGCCTGGGCGTGGGCAGCCCTTTCCTTGAAGATTTCTGAGCTGGAGATGGTTGAGGGTTATTTGTATGGCTGGGTTGCGAATCAGCTCAGTGCAGCGGTCCGCTTAGTTCCAATTGGCCCCACCACGGCTCAAAGGATCCAGAAGCAATTGATGCCGATGATCAGTTCACAGGCTCTTGTTTTGAGAGCTCAGGATCCGAAGGCACTTTGGAGTGGTGGTGCTGGTGCAGGGCTCGCCCAGTTGGCTCATGCTGAGTTGTATTCACGATTGTTCCGGAGCTGA
- the ureE gene encoding urease accessory protein UreE: MDVGLIVLDHRLRSEELSPNGSLSVMELPLSAHQRTVLRGRRRTACGREVLLQLPRERALMPGDRLTDSHEQLHVLVTAAPEELLRVEAATPLALLEAAYHLGNRHVALELHEHELLLLDDSVLATMLNGRGLKVTRCCRPFMPEGGAYIGHQHS, translated from the coding sequence TCTGAGGAGTTATCGCCCAACGGCAGCCTCTCGGTGATGGAGTTGCCGCTGAGCGCCCACCAGCGCACGGTGCTGCGTGGCCGTCGTCGCACAGCCTGTGGTCGAGAGGTGTTGTTGCAGTTGCCGCGCGAGCGCGCCTTGATGCCTGGTGATCGCCTTACCGATTCGCATGAGCAGCTGCATGTGCTGGTTACCGCTGCTCCTGAGGAGTTGTTGCGAGTGGAGGCAGCAACGCCGTTGGCATTGCTTGAGGCTGCTTATCACCTAGGAAATCGCCATGTGGCTCTTGAGTTGCATGAGCATGAGCTGTTGTTGCTCGATGACTCCGTGCTCGCCACCATGCTCAACGGTCGTGGATTGAAGGTGACACGGTGCTGTCGTCCATTCATGCCTGAAGGCGGTGCCTATATCGGTCATCAGCACTCATGA